Proteins encoded together in one Prunus dulcis chromosome 3, ALMONDv2, whole genome shotgun sequence window:
- the LOC117621922 gene encoding palmitoyl-monogalactosyldiacylglycerol delta-7 desaturase, chloroplastic-like — protein MIDWDRWLVKWHVEFLRRQWNFVDLATLAGLVYLHYLAVLAPFYFTWPAFWSAVALYYISGVGVTLSFHRNLSHKSFKLPKWLEYLFAYCGVLSFQRSPLEWVSIHRAHHQYTDTWNDPHSPIRGLWFSHVGWALDYRTRFGSYEARLKNVADLKSQAYYRFLHYTYPLHSVALGVLLYAKGGMPFLVWGMGVRTVLLLHAVFGINSICHTWGQQVWDTGDLSKNNWLIGLMAHGEGWHNNHHAFEYSAQHGFEWWQIDITWYLIRFLQAVGLATDVKLPTETQKKRRALCNKINEESLKQN, from the exons ATGATCGATTGGGATCGTTGGTTGGTGAAGTGGCATGTTGAGTTTTTGAGGAGGCAATGGAACTTTGTGGACTTAGCCACCTTGGCTGGCCTCGTCTATTTGCATTACCTTGCTGTTCTAGCGCCGTTTTATTTCACCTGGCCGGCGTTTTGGTCGGCCGTGGCACTTTATTATATCTCCGGCGTTGGTGTGACTCTATCTTTCCACCGGAACCTCTCACACAAGAGTTTCAAGCTTCCAAAATGGCTTGAATACTTGTTTGCCTATTGTGGGGTTCTCTCATTTCAG AGAAGTCCACTTGAATGGGTGAGCATACATAGAGCCCACCACCAGTATACTGACACGTGGAATGATCCCCACAGTCCAATAAGGGGACTATGGTTCAGTCACGTTGGTTGGGCCCTTGATTATCGTACTCGATTTGGAAGT TATGAAGCAAGATTAAAGAACGTTGCCGATTTAAAAAGTCAAGCATACTATAGATTTCTTCATTATACGTACCCTCTTCACTCAGTTGCTCTTGGAGTTTTATTGTATGCTAAAGGAGGCATGCCCTTTTTGGTTTGGGGAATG ggTGTGAGGACAGTACTTCTTCTCCATGCTGTTTTCGGAATAAATTCGATTTGCCACACCTGGGGACAACAAGTATGGGATACTGGTGATTTGTCGAAAAACAACTG GTTAATTGGATTGATGGCACACGGAGAGGGTTGGCACAACAACCACCATGCTTTTGAGTACTCAGCTCAACACGGATTTGAATGGTGGCAAATTGATATTACTTGGTATCTGATCAGATTTCTTCAAGCAGTTGGTTTGGCAACGGATGTCAAACTTCCAACTGAGACTCAGAAAAAACGAAGAGCTTTATGCAATAAGATCAATGAGGAGAGCTTGAAACAAAACTAG
- the LOC117621923 gene encoding palmitoyl-monogalactosyldiacylglycerol delta-7 desaturase, chloroplastic-like, with amino-acid sequence MGRSWATQWRVEFLGREWNFVDIGSVVLVLGLHCLTLLAPFHFNWPAFWAAVALYFVTGVSRGGLEGVQVVPLHRRSPLEWVSIHRSHHQFTDTLKDPHSPVRGFWYSHIGWIFDYRSQFESYDARLKNVGDLKREPFYIFLHYMYPLFV; translated from the exons ATGGGAAGAAGTTGGGCGACGCAGTGGAGGGTAGAGTTTTTGGGGAGGGAATGGAACTTCGTGGACATAGGCTCAGTGGTTCTGGTTTTGGGTCTGCATTGCCTTACACTTTTGGCTCCATTCCATTTCAACTGGCCTGCATTTTGGGCGGCTGTGGCTCTCTACTTTGTCACAGGTGTTAGCAGGGGTGGCCTTGAGGGTGTGCAAGTGGTGCCACTGCACAGG AGAAGTCCACTTGAATGGGTGAGCATACACCGATCTCACCACCAATTTACGGACACATTGAAAGACCCTCATAGTCCCGTTCGGGGATTTTGGTATAGTCACATAGGTTGGATCTTCGATTATCGTTCTCAATTTGAAAGT TATGATGCACGACTAAAGAACGTTGGAGATTTGAAAAGGGAACCGTTCTACATATTTCTTCACTATATGTATCCCCTCTTCGTCTAA
- the LOC117621358 gene encoding glucan endo-1,3-beta-glucosidase 12-like — MLCFSKNQSMDRHLLTLSLLLLSVLSSHADAASVGVNYGRIADNLPSAYRVMQLLKSQGLERVKVFDSDPAVLRALAGSNIKVTVDVPNELLSSVAKSQSFATNWVQRNVVAYHPNTQIEAIAVGNEVFVDTHNTTKFLMPAMKNIHTALIHFDIHSAIKVSSPIALSALQNSYPASAGSFRPELVETVFKPMLEFLRQTGSYLMVNAYPYFAYESNADVISLDYALFRQNPGVVDAGNGLRYLSLFDAQIDAVFAAMSALKYDDINMVVSETGWPSKGDENEVGASLENAAAYNGNLVRRILTGGGTPLRPKADLTVYLFALFNEDRKNGPTSERNYGLFFPNERKVYDIPFTVEGLKNYHDHRSPVAGNQHMTAPVNGGGDVSKSLTGNTWCVANGEAGKEKLQRALDYACGEGGADCHQIQPGSACYDPNTLEAHASYAFNSYYQKKARGVGTCYFGGAAYVVSQPPKYGKCELPTGY, encoded by the exons ATGCTCTGTTTCTCCAAAAACCAGAGCATGGACCGCCACCTCCTCACTCTATCTCTCCTCCTTCTCTCCGTTTTATCATCTCACGCAG ATGCAGCTTCTGTAGGAGTGAACTACGGCAGAATCGCCGACAATCTTCCGTCGGCGTATAGGGTGATGCAGCTTCTCAAGTCCCAGGGCTTGGAGCGGGTGAAGGTCTTCGACTCCGACCCGGCCGTGCTCCGAGCTCTCGCCGGATCCAACATCAAGGTCACCGTCGACGTCCCTAACGAGCTCCTCTCCTCCGTCGCCAAGTCCCAGTCCTTCGCCACCAACTGGGTCCAGCGAAACGTCGTCGCTTACCACCCCAACACTCAAATCGAAGCCATTGCGGTCGGCAACGAGGTCTTTGTCGACACCCACAACACCACCAAGTTCCTCATGCCCGCCATGAAAAACATCCACACAGCTCTCATCCACTTCGACATCCACTCCGCCATCAAAGTCTCCTCCCCCATTGCCCTGAGCGCCCTTCAAAACTCCTATCCTGCATCCGCCGGGTCGTTCCGACCCGAACTCGTTGAAACCGTTTTCAAGCCAATGCTCGAGTTCCTCCGTCAAACCGGGTCCTACCTCATGGTCAACGCCTACCCTTATTTCGCTTACGAGTCAAACGCCGACGTCATCTCACTAGACTATGCTCTCTTCCGTCAAAACCCTGGTGTAGTTGACGCCGGTAACGGTCTCCGTTACCTCAGCCTCTTCGACGCTCAGATCGACGCCGTTTTTGCTGCCATGTCGGCTTTAAAATACGACGACATTAACATGGTAGTGTCCGAAACCGGCTGGCCTTCAAAGGGTGATGAGAATGAGGTAGGTGCTAGCTTGGAGAACGCTGCTGCTTACAACGGCAACCTCGTCCGCCGGATCTTGACCGGTGGTGGGACCCCCCTGAGGCCGAAGGCAGATTTGACCGTCTATCTCTTCGCTCTGTTTAACGAGGACAGGAAAAACGGGCCCACATCGGAGAGAAACTACGGCCTCTTCTTCCCCAACGAACGCAAAGTTTACGACATACCGTTTACGGTTGAAGGGCTGAAGAACTACCACGACCACCGGTCGCCTGTCGCTGGAAACCAACACATGACCGCACCGGTCAACGGGGGCGGAGACGTGTCGAAGAGTTTGACCGGGAACACGTGGTGCGTGGCGAATGGTGAGGCGGGGAAGGAGAAGCTGCAGAGGGCTCTAGACTACGCTTGTGGTGAGGGCGGGGCAGACTGCCATCAGATCCAGCCAGGCTCCGCGTGTTACGATCCTAACACACTGGAGGCCCACGCATCGTACGCTTTCAACAGTTACTACCAAAAGAAGGCACGTGGGGTCGGCACGTGTTATTTTGGCGGGGCGGCCTACGTGGTCTCTCAACCACCCA AGTACGGGAAATGTGAGCTGCCCACTGGATACTGA
- the LOC117623469 gene encoding small ubiquitin-related modifier 1-like, with amino-acid sequence MSTPQQEEDKKPNDQAAHINLKVKGQDGNEVFFRIKRSTQLKKLMNAYCDRQSVELNSIAFLFDGRRLRAEQTPDELEMEDGDEIDAMLHQTGGAVQI; translated from the exons ATGTCGACTCCGCAGCAAGAAGAGGACAAGAAGCCCAACGATCAAGCTGCCCACATCAACCTCAAAGTGAAAGGCCAG GATGGGAATGAAGTGTTTTTCAGGATCAAACGAAGCACTCAACTGAAGAAGCTTATGAACGCATATTGTGATCGCCAGTCTGTGGAGCTGAATTCAATTGCCTTCTTGTTTGATGGTCGCCGTCTACGAGCAGAGCAGACGCCTGATGAG CTGGAAATGGAGGATGGTGATGAGATTGATGCAATGCTTCATCAAACTGGAGGAGCCGTACAGATTTGA
- the LOC117622305 gene encoding uncharacterized protein LOC117622305 isoform X1, which yields MGKCDAGRCIFPLTSLQIGDLQSYLSDLSLFLAPESKKFYILVDNRPWLGSRSAHLWQLMVTKSRLSPFANSKARKLRTEGKDACSLPKTAKPKKFARWFSLIKSQKKVLLPVKKLRTSLLLSQELHRTLYGFIVFEVAWSNVRGINYVNELQTDTSLAVEAKFMQRWEFDSIAQAASCISSWFSGTISEQLQLKEYLNSAIGSLHEGVSVAQDSEGEVFFDAKEYPDAEEYPETMPVVEENLSYNNLSMEENSLHCLSSNYSVHPETSKNGTSVAHTPPPPTGPYKRRKITTSISTGVELDTYSEEMQNPETYISDSEDSETYTCYSEDEMQNSEAYSCNCEDEMQNSDVYTWDCEDEMQNSETFTSDCEDAIPETVKTTCDDAFKATQFREDAIPVTVDAYTSDCVDAVEATQYRDVLILFRFNDRDLPFKLREIIMSDLRLLTLLEAGLPSWVIFLQSYPGFCHIYRPWMCPLARALYVLISVVTVLIGFYDLYKNVPVLKVTASRLCGPLFDWIETWSMISRIKYLGTMLFLHNSQKAVQWFLTIRSTTRSFISVLAQPLAEPLLECFGFLIPVWNVLIEVIESLCSIIWILVGSSCSLVGNLVQILLVPIWFLLSAIWSIGTSIVYPMLRMLWEIVYAPVRMVVAVANVLAFICACIYDMLRDIWQFTSSIFQFASASQATVRTVEVSIWRSLWNDLFSQVFRAIRSILNGFVAFFIACNRHRLSIYNHIQEFIQRLLGRTRRSWREDSRRSKPTVETRNLSELRRKINLE from the exons ATGGGGAAATGTGACGCTGGTCGCTGTATTTTCCCCCTCACCAGTTTGCAAATTGG AGACTTGCAGTCTTACCTTTCGGATCTTAGCCTTTTCCTGGCCCCTGAAAGCAAGAAATTCTATATCTTGGTTGACAATCGGCCATGGCTAGGCTCACGGTCAGCACACTTGTGGCAATTGATGGTTACCAAG TCAAGGTTATCTCCTTTTGCCAACTCTAAAGCACGGAAGTTGAGAACAGAAGGAAAGGATGCTTGCTCCTTACCCAAGACTGCAAAACCAAAGAAGTTTGCTAGGTGGTTCTCGTTGATTAAGTCTCAGAAGAAGGTATTGCTACCTGTAAAGAAACTAAGGACTTCTTTGCTTCTAAGCCAGGAGTTGCATAGGACCTTGTATGGTTTTATTGTGTTTGAAGTTGCATGGAGCAATGTTCGAGGTATTAATTACGTCAATGAGCTTCAG ACTGATACATCGCTGGCTGTAGAGGCTAAATTCATGCAAAGATGGGAATTTGACAGTATTGCTCAAGCTGCAAGTTGTATATCTTCATGGTTCTCAGGAACAATCTCTGAGCAGCTACAGTTGAAAGAGTATCTGAATTCTGCCATAGGTAGTCTCCATGAGGGTGTTTCTGTTGCACAGGACTCAGAAG GAGAGGTCTTCTTTGATGCCAAAGAATATCCAGATGCCGAAGAATATCCAGAAACTATGCCGGTTGTTGAAGAAAATCTATCGTATAATAATCTGTCTATGGAGGAAAACTCTCTCCACTGCCTTAGTAGCAACTATAGTGTACATCCGGAAACCAGTAAAAATGGGACCAGTGTTGCACATACACCACCTCCACCTACTGGGCCTTATAAGAGGCGGAAAATAACCACGTCCATCAGCACTGGAGTTGAACTAGATACTTATTCCGAGGAAATGCAAAATCCTGAGACCTATATCAGTGACTCTGAAGATTCTGAGACCTATACCTGTTACAGTGAAGATGAAATGCAGAACTCTGAGGCTTATTCCTGTAACTGTGAAGATGAAATGCAAAACTCTGACGTCTATACCTGGGACTGTGAAGATGAAATGCAAAACTCTGAGACCTTTACCAGCGACTGTGAAGACGCTATACCAGAGACTGTAAAGACAACCTGTGATGATGCTTTTAAAGCTACCCAGTTCAGGGAAGATGCTATACCAGTAACTGTGGATGCCTATACCAGTGACTGTGTAGATGCTGTTGAAGCTACCCAGTACAGGGATGTACTTATTTTGTTCAGGTTCAATGACCGCGACCTCCCATTTAAACTAAGAGAAATAATAATGTCTGATCTTCGGTTACTGACGTTGCTTGAGGCTGGGCTTCCATCTTGGGTTATCTTCCTTCAGTCATACCCAGGGTTTTGCCATATCTATCGCCCGTGGATGTGCCCTCTTGCAAGAGCATTATATGTGCTGATCTCAGTTGTCACTGTTCTAATAGGATTTTATGACCTATACAAAAATGTTCCAGTTCTCAAGGTAACTGCATCTCGTCTTTGTGGGCCTCTATTTGATTGGATAGAGACCTGGTCGATGATATCAAGGATCAAATACTTGGGAACAATGCTATTTCTACACAACTCTCAGAAAGCTGTTCAGTGGTTTCTGACAATCAGAAGCACCACTCGATCCTTTATTTCAGTTCTCGCTCAGCCATTGGCAGAACCTCTTCTGGAGTGTTTTGGATTCCTCATTCCAGTATGGAATGTGCTTATTGAAGTAATAGAAAGCCTCTGTTCAATCATTTGGATTCTGGTTGGATCTTCATGCAGTCTAGTGGGGAACCTGGTACAGATTTTACTAGTTCCAATATGGTTTCTCCTATCGGCCATCTGGAGCATTG GAACTTCCATTGTATACCCTATGTTGAGGATGCTATGGGAAATAGTCTATGCTCCGGTTCGCATGGTCGTTGCAGTAGCCAATGTCCTAGCTTTTATTTGTGCCTGTATATATGACATGCTTCGAGACATATGGCAGTTTACTAGCAGCATATTCCAGTTTGCTTCAGCCTCTCAGGCAACTGTGAGAACGGTTGAAGTTTCCATATGGCGTTCACTTTGGAATGACCTCTTTTCTCAG GTTTTCCGTGCGATCAGGAGTATCTTAAATGGTTTTGTTGCATTCTTCATAGCTTGTAACAGGCATCGCCTTAG CATTTATAATCATATACAAGAGTTTATCCAAAGATTACTGGGTCGAACCCGGAGATCATGGCGTGAAGATTCAAGACGTAGCAAGCCGACCGTTGAGACACGGAATCTG TCAGAATTAAGAAGGAAAATCAACCTTGAGTAG
- the LOC117622305 gene encoding uncharacterized protein LOC117622305 isoform X2 — translation MGKCDAGRCIFPLTSLQIGDLQSYLSDLSLFLAPESKKFYILVDNRPWLGSRSAHLWQLMVTKSRLSPFANSKARKLRTEGKDACSLPKTAKPKKFARWFSLIKSQKKVLLPVKKLRTSLLLSQELHRTLYGFIVFEVAWSNVRGINYVNELQTDTSLAVEAKFMQRWEFDSIAQAASCISSWFSGTISEQLQLKEYLNSAIGSLHEGVSVAQDSEGEVFFDAKEYPDAEEYPETMPVVEENLSYNNLSMEENSLHCLSSNYSVHPETSKNGTSVAHTPPPPTGPYKRRKITTSISTGVELDTYSEEMQNPETYISDSEDSETYTCYSEDEMQNSEAYSCNCEDEMQNSDVYTWDCEDEMQNSETFTSDCEDAIPETVKTTCDDAFKATQFREDAIPVTVDAYTSDCVDAVEATQYRDVLILFRFNDRDLPFKLREIIMSDLRLLTLLEAGLPSWVIFLQSYPGFCHIYRPWMCPLARALYVLISVVTVLIGFYDLYKNVPVLKVTASRLCGPLFDWIETWSMISRIKYLGTMLFLHNSQKAVQWFLTIRSTTRSFISVLAQPLAEPLLECFGFLIPVWNVLIEVIESLCSIIWILVGSSCSLVGNLVQILLVPIWFLLSAIWSIGTSIVYPMLRMLWEIVYAPVRMVVAVANVLAFICACIYDMLRDIWQFTSSIFQFASASQATVRTVEVSIWRSLWNDLFSQVFRAIRSILNGFVAFFIACNRHRLSSVGATAESWEIIRGDFSYNGKMVVSGGLGRYY, via the exons ATGGGGAAATGTGACGCTGGTCGCTGTATTTTCCCCCTCACCAGTTTGCAAATTGG AGACTTGCAGTCTTACCTTTCGGATCTTAGCCTTTTCCTGGCCCCTGAAAGCAAGAAATTCTATATCTTGGTTGACAATCGGCCATGGCTAGGCTCACGGTCAGCACACTTGTGGCAATTGATGGTTACCAAG TCAAGGTTATCTCCTTTTGCCAACTCTAAAGCACGGAAGTTGAGAACAGAAGGAAAGGATGCTTGCTCCTTACCCAAGACTGCAAAACCAAAGAAGTTTGCTAGGTGGTTCTCGTTGATTAAGTCTCAGAAGAAGGTATTGCTACCTGTAAAGAAACTAAGGACTTCTTTGCTTCTAAGCCAGGAGTTGCATAGGACCTTGTATGGTTTTATTGTGTTTGAAGTTGCATGGAGCAATGTTCGAGGTATTAATTACGTCAATGAGCTTCAG ACTGATACATCGCTGGCTGTAGAGGCTAAATTCATGCAAAGATGGGAATTTGACAGTATTGCTCAAGCTGCAAGTTGTATATCTTCATGGTTCTCAGGAACAATCTCTGAGCAGCTACAGTTGAAAGAGTATCTGAATTCTGCCATAGGTAGTCTCCATGAGGGTGTTTCTGTTGCACAGGACTCAGAAG GAGAGGTCTTCTTTGATGCCAAAGAATATCCAGATGCCGAAGAATATCCAGAAACTATGCCGGTTGTTGAAGAAAATCTATCGTATAATAATCTGTCTATGGAGGAAAACTCTCTCCACTGCCTTAGTAGCAACTATAGTGTACATCCGGAAACCAGTAAAAATGGGACCAGTGTTGCACATACACCACCTCCACCTACTGGGCCTTATAAGAGGCGGAAAATAACCACGTCCATCAGCACTGGAGTTGAACTAGATACTTATTCCGAGGAAATGCAAAATCCTGAGACCTATATCAGTGACTCTGAAGATTCTGAGACCTATACCTGTTACAGTGAAGATGAAATGCAGAACTCTGAGGCTTATTCCTGTAACTGTGAAGATGAAATGCAAAACTCTGACGTCTATACCTGGGACTGTGAAGATGAAATGCAAAACTCTGAGACCTTTACCAGCGACTGTGAAGACGCTATACCAGAGACTGTAAAGACAACCTGTGATGATGCTTTTAAAGCTACCCAGTTCAGGGAAGATGCTATACCAGTAACTGTGGATGCCTATACCAGTGACTGTGTAGATGCTGTTGAAGCTACCCAGTACAGGGATGTACTTATTTTGTTCAGGTTCAATGACCGCGACCTCCCATTTAAACTAAGAGAAATAATAATGTCTGATCTTCGGTTACTGACGTTGCTTGAGGCTGGGCTTCCATCTTGGGTTATCTTCCTTCAGTCATACCCAGGGTTTTGCCATATCTATCGCCCGTGGATGTGCCCTCTTGCAAGAGCATTATATGTGCTGATCTCAGTTGTCACTGTTCTAATAGGATTTTATGACCTATACAAAAATGTTCCAGTTCTCAAGGTAACTGCATCTCGTCTTTGTGGGCCTCTATTTGATTGGATAGAGACCTGGTCGATGATATCAAGGATCAAATACTTGGGAACAATGCTATTTCTACACAACTCTCAGAAAGCTGTTCAGTGGTTTCTGACAATCAGAAGCACCACTCGATCCTTTATTTCAGTTCTCGCTCAGCCATTGGCAGAACCTCTTCTGGAGTGTTTTGGATTCCTCATTCCAGTATGGAATGTGCTTATTGAAGTAATAGAAAGCCTCTGTTCAATCATTTGGATTCTGGTTGGATCTTCATGCAGTCTAGTGGGGAACCTGGTACAGATTTTACTAGTTCCAATATGGTTTCTCCTATCGGCCATCTGGAGCATTG GAACTTCCATTGTATACCCTATGTTGAGGATGCTATGGGAAATAGTCTATGCTCCGGTTCGCATGGTCGTTGCAGTAGCCAATGTCCTAGCTTTTATTTGTGCCTGTATATATGACATGCTTCGAGACATATGGCAGTTTACTAGCAGCATATTCCAGTTTGCTTCAGCCTCTCAGGCAACTGTGAGAACGGTTGAAGTTTCCATATGGCGTTCACTTTGGAATGACCTCTTTTCTCAG GTTTTCCGTGCGATCAGGAGTATCTTAAATGGTTTTGTTGCATTCTTCATAGCTTGTAACAGGCATCGCCTTAG TAGTGTTGGGGCAACTGCAGAATCTTGGGAGATCATAAGGGGAGATTTCTCTTATAATGGAAAAATGGTGGTCAGTGGTGGCCTTGGAAGATACtattaa
- the LOC117623435 gene encoding AUGMIN subunit 2 — MGFVCVLGHNLAQYNRPRNSGLKNGSYSSVHSAGQSSPCKGLNFFSALPSLKARRRKWWLEGQSNCWCSLKGVVWCVGMSMGSDSTWVGKKPLRRIGGMSDALSIASDLGFSVAAPPTQEVLQNLSTTTGEKGDDLIKVLRELTSVQRKIADLQVELQGRKDDKNVAHLTHASEMEKKCETLARITTILKDVIQNKDRIIARLQQPYSLDCIPVEAEYQKQFSELLMKAASDYGALTASVADFQWSQTFKEPPSVWGEMLRPIPVALASCTRFFEAMSAMRESFSTLQHLRVGHSDASSPITPGKDSSRRVPGDSECVTPPPWRTEPSFDDLAIRSSRRPEVKHREADDENSEGDGTSHRRLSWPPSVKKSGV, encoded by the exons ATGGgctttgtttgtgttttgggCCATAATTTGGCTCAATATAATAGGCCTCGTAATTCGGGCCTTAAGAACGGGTCTTACAGCTCGGTCCACTCGGCCGGCCAGAGCTCACCTTGCAAaggtttgaattttttcaGCGCATTGCCGTCTCTgaaagcaagaagaagaaagtggtGGTTGGAAGGGCAGAGCAATTGCTGGTGTAGCTTGAAGGGCGTGGTTTGGTGCGTGGGAATGTCGATGGGGAGTGACAGCACTTGGGTTGGGAAGAAGCCTCTGAGACGCATCGGAGGCATGTCCGATGCTCTCTCCATTGCTTCGGATCTTGGCTTTTCTGTTGCCGCTCCTCCTACCCAG GAAGTGCTTCAGAACCTATCCACTACTACTGGTGAGAAGGGTGATGACTTGATAAAGGTTCTGAGGGAACTTACCTCTGtacaaagaaaaatagcaGATCTGCAAGTTGAACTTCAAGGGAGAAAA GATGATAAAAACGTAGCACATTTGACACATGCGAGTGAAATGGAAAAGAAGTGTGAAACTTTAGCGAGGATTACAACCATATTGAAAGATGTGATTCAGAATAAG GATCGCATCATAGCCCGTCTTCAACAACCATATTCACTTGATTGCATTCCAGTGGAAGCAGAATATCAG AAACAATTCTCTGAATTACTGATGAAGGCTGCTAGTGATTATGGGGCCTTGACAGCATCAGTTGCAGATTTCCAGTGGAGTCAGACATTTAAGGAACCTCCTTCAGTTTGGGGG GAAATGCTTCGTCCAATTCCTGTTGCCTTAGCATCATGCACTCGGTTCTTTGAAGCAATGTCTGCTATGAGGGAATCATTTTCAACACTTCAGCATCTCAGAGTCGGTCATAGTGACGCATCTTCACCGATAACACCAGGCAAGGATTCCTCCCGAAGAGTACCAGGGGATTCCGAATGTGTAACTCCACCGCCTTGGAGAACTGAACCAAGCTTTGATGACTTAGCTATCAGAAGCTCAAGGAGGCCAGAAGTCAAGCACCGAGAAGCAGATGATGAAAACAGTGAGGGGGATGGAACTAGCCACAGGAGATTATCATGGCCTCCTTCAGTTAAAAAGAGTGGTGTTTAG
- the LOC117621343 gene encoding nucleobase-ascorbate transporter 1, protein MADITHLPMEQLQDLEYCIDSNPPWVETIVLAFQNYIMMLGTSVMIPSALVPAMGGSDGDKARVIQTLLFVAGINTLLQALFGTRLPTVVGGSFSYVIPIAYIVSDSKLQRIIEPHERFIQTMRAIQGALIVASSIQIILGYSQVWGLFSRFFSPLGMAPVVGLVGLGLFERGFPALGNCVEIGIPMLLLVIGLSQYLKHVRPFRGVPIFERFPVLFCVAIIWIYSLILTAGGAYREKPVRTQISCRTDRENLISTAPWFKFPYPLQWGPPTFSAGHSFAMMSAVLVSMVESTGAYKAASRLAIATPPPAYVLSRGIGWQGIGILLDGLFGTGTGSTVSVENVGLLGLTRVGSRRVVQISAGFMIFFSILGKFGAVFASIPFPIYAALYCVVFGLVGSVGLSFLQFTNMNSMRNLIITGLSLFLGISVPRFFNEYWNPSHHGLVHTNAGWFNAFLNTIFSSPPTVGLIVAVFLDNTLEVEKSKKDRGMPWWVKFRTFRGDNRNEEFYTLPFNLNRFFPPT, encoded by the exons ATGGCTGACATTACCCACCTTCCCATGGAACAGCTCCAAGACCTTGAGTATTGCATAGATTCCAACCCTCCTTGGG TTGAAACCATAGTTCTAGCATTTCAAAACTACATCATGATGCTGGGTACAAGTGTAATGATTCCTTCAGCCCTTGTCCCTGCAATGGGTGGAAGCGAT GGTGATAAGGCACGAGTCATACAAACACTCCTCTTTGTAGCTGGAATTAACACACTTCTCCAAGCACTTTTTGGAACCAGGTTGCCTACTGTAGTTGGAGGCTCCTTTTCTTATGTCATTCCCATAGCTTATATTGTAAGCGACTCCAAACTGCAACGGATTATTGAACCCCATGAA AGATTTATTCAAACAATGCGTGCTATCCAAGGAGCTCTAATTGTAGCTTCAAGCATACAAATCATTCTGGGTTACAGCCAAGTTTGGGGTCTCTTCTCACG GTTTTTCAGTCCACTTGGCATGGCACCTGTAGTTGGATTGGTTGGCTTGGGATTGTTTGAGCGGGGGTTTCCTGCG TTGGGAAATTGTGTGGAAATTGGAATTCCAATGCTGTTGTTGGTCATTGGTTTGTCCCAA TATCTGAAGCATGTGAGACCATTTAGAGGTGTCCCTATTTTTGAGCGGTTTCCAGTATTGTTTTGTGTCGCAATCATTTGGATCTATTCCCTTATCTTAACTGCCGGTGGGGCTTACCGTGAAAAACCTGTTAGAACTCAAATCAGCTGCCGTACAGACAGGGAAAATCTCATATCTACTGCCCCATG GTTCAAGTTCCCATATCCTCTGCAGTGGGGTCCTCCTACATTTTCAGCTGGTCACTCATTCGCAATGATGTCAGCTGTTCTTGTTTCAATGGTTGAG TCAACAGGTGCATACAAGGCAGCATCAAGATTGGCGATTGCCACTCCTCCTCCTGCTTATGTATTGAGCCGGGGTATTGGCTGGCAG GGAATTGGCATTTTGCTTGATGGACTTTTTGGTACAGGCACTGGTTCTACTGTTTCTGT GGAAAATGTAGGACTTCTTGGACTGACCCGAGTTGGAAGTCGTAGAGTTGTTCAAATTTCTGCTGGATTCATGATATTCTTCTCAATCTTAG GTAAATTTGGGGCTGTATTTGCATCTATACCCTTCCCAATATATGCAGCACTATACTGTGTTGTCTTCGGCCTCGTGG GTTCAGTAGGATTGTCATTTCTTCAGTTCACAAACATGAACTCTATGAGAAACCTCATTATCACTGGGCTTTCCCTGTTCCTTGGGATATCTGTCCCTCGGTTCTTCAACGAATATTGGAATCCTTCGCACCATGGTCTCGTCCATACCAACGCTGGATGG TTCAATGCATTTTTGAATACCATATTCTCCTCTCCTCCGACGGTGGGGTTGATCGTGGCGGTGTTTCTCGACAACACCTTAGAGGtggaaaaatcaaagaaagatAGAGGGATGCCATGGTGGGTTAAGTTCAGAACATTCAGAGGAGACAACAGAAATGAAGAGTTCTACACTTTGCCATTTAATCTCAACAGATTCTTCCCACCTACGTAG